The proteins below come from a single Meles meles unplaced genomic scaffold, mMelMel3.1 paternal haplotype, whole genome shotgun sequence genomic window:
- the LOC123936468 gene encoding olfactory receptor 2T4-like — MENANWLANHTGRSDFILVGIFSESKHPALLCLVIFVLFLMAVSGNTILILLIHSDAHLHTPMYFFISQLSLMDMMYISVTVPKMLMDQVMGMNKISDIECGIQMFLYLTLAGSEFFLLASMAYDRYVAICHPLHYPVLMNHRVLHLLSSGCWFLGSVDGFLFTPITMTFPFCRSREIHHFFCEVPAVLKLSCSDTSIYEIFMYLCCVLMLLIPVIVISGSYYFILITIHRMNSAEGQKKAFVTCSSHMTVVILFYGAAIYTYMLPKSYHTPEKDIMVSVFYTILTPVLNPLIYSLRNKNVMGALKKMLNVGPVF; from the coding sequence ATGGAGAACGCCAACTGGCTAGCTAACCATACTGGGAGATCAGATTTCATCCTGGTGGGAATCTTCAGTGAATCCAAACACCCAGCTCTCCTTTGTTTGGTCATTTTCGTGCTTTTCCTAATGGCCGTGTCTGGAAACACCATCTTGATACTATTGATACATTCCGATgcccacctccacacccccatgtattttttcattaGCCAGCTATCTCTCATGGACATGATGTATATTTCTGTTACTGTGCCCAAGATGCTCATGGACCAAGTCATGGGTATGAACAAGATCTCAGACATAGAATGTGGGATACAAATGTTTCTCTATCTGACACTAGCaggttcagaattttttcttctagcctctatggcctatgaccgctatgtggccatctgccatcCTCTTCATTACCCTGTCCTCATGAACCATCGCGTGTTACACCTTCTATCATCTGGCTGCTGGTTCCTGGGCTCAGTGGATGGCTTCTTGTTTACTCCCATCACCATGACCTTCCCCTTCTGCAGATCTCGGGAGATACATCATTTTTTCTGTGAAGTCCCTGCTGTATTGAAACTCTCTTGTTCGGACACTTCCATCTATGAGATTTTCATGTACCTGTGCTGTGTCCTTATGCTTCTCATTCCTGTGATAGTCATTTCAGGCTCTTACTACTTTATCCTCATCACCATCCATAGGATGAACTCAGCAGAAGGACAGAAGAAGGCCTTTGTCacttgttcttcccacatgacTGTGGTCATCCTCTTCTATGGGGCTGCCATTTATACTTACATGCTCCCCAAATCCTACCATACACCAGAGAAGGACATCATGGTATCTGTCTTTTACACCATACTCACTCCTGTGCTCAACCCTTTGATCTATAGTCTAAGAAATAAGAATGTTATGGGAGCTCTGAAGAAAATGTTGAATGTGGGACCTGTCTTTTAA